A region from the Kribbella shirazensis genome encodes:
- a CDS encoding tetratricopeptide repeat protein, producing the protein MDEERRGVYPFCGPCTAGSEAWRAAEAAGPMGARFYGHRDVCENCGSSVRTLYNTVLWIPVSKVGTFRIVPTGGRSYVGRRVVDPPVRTVVRREPVSAIVDHPELDGSPEYKQAEVYWDENEPGQALPFYQAALVEREKVLAADDPATLRVRLRVAQGLLATANYGRAIAWFELVTPQLVDVFGPHHELTRAATEATTGARLMVGGPRSEARLLADIVAADTESLPSGDPQVLRDRAALGKAQLACGDISDAVETLSAVVRDAPSAHPDTEVYRAALIEACTVAEARGKKRDGRLVDTARQVLSRADAPTNR; encoded by the coding sequence ATGGATGAGGAGCGGCGGGGGGTGTACCCGTTCTGCGGGCCGTGTACGGCGGGGTCGGAGGCGTGGCGTGCTGCCGAGGCGGCCGGGCCGATGGGTGCCCGGTTCTACGGGCACCGCGACGTCTGCGAGAACTGCGGGTCCTCGGTGCGGACGCTCTACAACACCGTGCTGTGGATCCCGGTGTCGAAGGTCGGGACGTTCCGGATCGTCCCGACGGGCGGGCGCTCGTACGTCGGCCGCCGGGTGGTCGATCCGCCGGTGCGGACCGTCGTACGGCGGGAGCCGGTGTCGGCGATCGTGGATCATCCGGAGCTCGACGGCTCCCCGGAGTACAAGCAGGCCGAGGTGTACTGGGACGAGAACGAGCCCGGGCAGGCGTTGCCGTTCTACCAGGCGGCGCTGGTCGAGCGGGAGAAGGTGCTGGCGGCCGACGACCCGGCGACGTTGCGGGTCCGGCTGCGGGTGGCCCAGGGGCTGCTCGCGACCGCGAACTACGGCCGGGCGATCGCGTGGTTCGAGCTGGTGACGCCGCAGCTGGTCGACGTGTTCGGGCCGCATCACGAGCTGACGCGGGCGGCGACCGAGGCGACCACCGGTGCGCGGCTGATGGTCGGCGGTCCACGCTCGGAGGCGCGGTTGCTCGCGGACATCGTTGCCGCGGACACCGAGAGCCTTCCGTCCGGGGATCCGCAGGTGCTGCGTGACCGGGCCGCTCTCGGGAAGGCGCAGCTCGCGTGCGGCGACATCTCGGACGCGGTCGAAACGCTGAGCGCAGTGGTACGCGACGCGCCCTCAGCTCATCCGGACACCGAGGTCTATCGCGCCGCGCTGATCGAGGCGTGCACGGTGGCCGAGGCCCGCGGCAAGAAGCGCGACGGCCGACTCGTCGACACGGCGCGGCAGGTACTCAGTCGCGCAGACGCACCGACAAACAGGTGA
- a CDS encoding SRPBCC domain-containing protein — protein sequence MDELTAEVEVPVPAAVAFELFTDEFGRWWPPEFSWSGADLLTDMGILDGVLYELGPHGLQWDWGRVLAWEPGRRFVFSWQIGPDRVPVPRAEDASEVEVTFDGSSVRVVHRGWERHGDAGDDYRENFEQVWPYALGRFAEHVGRSSER from the coding sequence GTGGACGAACTCACCGCCGAGGTCGAGGTGCCGGTGCCGGCCGCGGTCGCCTTCGAGCTGTTCACCGACGAGTTCGGTCGCTGGTGGCCGCCCGAGTTCTCCTGGTCGGGCGCCGACCTGCTGACCGACATGGGCATCCTCGACGGCGTCCTGTACGAGCTCGGTCCGCATGGCCTGCAGTGGGACTGGGGACGGGTGCTCGCCTGGGAGCCCGGGCGCCGGTTCGTGTTCAGCTGGCAGATCGGGCCGGACCGGGTGCCGGTCCCCCGAGCCGAGGACGCGAGCGAGGTCGAGGTGACGTTCGACGGGTCGAGCGTCCGCGTCGTCCATCGCGGCTGGGAGCGGCATGGCGACGCCGGCGACGACTACCGGGAGAACTTCGAGCAGGTCTGGCCGTATGCGCTCGGCCGGTTCGCCGAGCACGTCGGGAGAAGCTCAGAGCGCTAG
- a CDS encoding HhH-GPD-type base excision DNA repair protein, translating into MTSTRSRKLCLAQQPDADEMLSRDPFALLVGMLLDQQIPMERAFAGPVAIAKRMSGPFDPATVAHYDPDAFVEVVAGPPAVHRFPTAMAARIQTLAKHLDEQYSGNASGLWSDVKSGDDLLARLSALPGFGAQKAKIFVALLGKQLKVRPRGWREASEPYGEDGAYKSVADVIDVASLVKVRQFKQEQQLVRRPVVARPLRQTRNG; encoded by the coding sequence GTGACTTCGACACGCAGCAGGAAGCTGTGCCTGGCGCAACAGCCCGACGCCGACGAGATGCTGAGCAGAGATCCGTTCGCCCTGCTGGTCGGCATGCTTCTCGACCAGCAGATCCCGATGGAGCGGGCGTTCGCCGGCCCCGTCGCGATCGCGAAGCGGATGAGCGGTCCCTTCGATCCCGCCACGGTCGCGCACTACGACCCGGACGCGTTCGTCGAGGTGGTGGCCGGCCCGCCGGCCGTGCACCGGTTCCCGACCGCGATGGCCGCCCGGATCCAGACCCTGGCCAAACACCTGGACGAGCAGTACAGCGGTAACGCTTCGGGCCTGTGGTCCGATGTGAAGTCCGGGGACGACCTGCTGGCCAGGCTGTCCGCCCTGCCGGGCTTCGGCGCGCAGAAGGCGAAGATCTTCGTCGCGTTGCTCGGCAAGCAGCTGAAGGTCCGGCCGCGCGGCTGGCGGGAGGCGTCCGAGCCGTACGGCGAGGACGGCGCCTACAAGTCCGTCGCGGACGTGATCGACGTGGCGTCGCTGGTCAAGGTACGGCAGTTCAAACAGGAGCAGCAGCTGGTCCGGCGGCCGGTGGTCGC
- the ddaH gene encoding dimethylargininase: MPTALIRRPSPRLAEGLVTHIERTPVDVGLARTQWQRYVDALHGTGWSTVEVPPIDECPDSVFVEDTMVVYGDVAVIARAGATERRAEAAAAAETVAAQGFRVVRIAEPGTLDGGDVLKIGPVVYVGEGGRTNAAGIEQLRAAFAPLGAEVRAVPVRKVLHLKSAVTALPDGTVIGYEPLVDDAGAFDRFRAVPEEAGAHVVLLNEDRLLMAASAPRSAVLFEGLGYTPVVVDIGEFEKLEGCVTCLSVRLRD, from the coding sequence ATGCCGACAGCGCTGATCCGCCGACCGAGTCCACGCCTCGCCGAAGGACTTGTCACGCACATCGAGCGCACACCGGTGGACGTCGGACTGGCCCGCACCCAATGGCAGCGGTACGTCGACGCGCTGCACGGCACGGGATGGTCCACGGTCGAGGTGCCGCCGATCGACGAGTGTCCGGACAGCGTGTTCGTCGAGGACACGATGGTCGTGTACGGCGACGTGGCGGTGATCGCGCGCGCCGGGGCGACGGAGCGCCGGGCGGAGGCCGCGGCGGCGGCGGAAACCGTGGCAGCGCAGGGCTTTCGCGTCGTCCGGATCGCCGAGCCGGGGACGCTGGACGGCGGCGACGTCCTGAAGATCGGCCCGGTCGTCTACGTCGGCGAGGGCGGCCGGACGAACGCCGCCGGGATCGAGCAACTGCGTGCGGCGTTCGCGCCGCTCGGGGCCGAGGTCCGCGCCGTACCGGTGCGGAAGGTGCTGCATCTGAAGTCGGCGGTGACCGCGCTGCCCGACGGGACGGTGATCGGGTACGAGCCGCTGGTCGACGATGCCGGCGCGTTCGACCGCTTCCGGGCCGTGCCCGAGGAGGCCGGTGCGCACGTCGTACTGCTGAACGAGGATCGGCTGCTGATGGCCGCGTCGGCGCCGAGGTCGGCGGTGTTGTTCGAGGGGCTCGGTTATACGCCGGTTGTGGTCGACATCGGCGAGTTCGAGAAACTCGAGGGTTGTGTCACCTGTTTGTCGGTGCGTCTGCGCGACTGA
- a CDS encoding DNA polymerase IV: MRADPSVLHVDLDAFFAAVEQRDKPSLRAKPVVVGGVGVRGVVSTASYEARKYGVRSAMSTAEARSRCPHAAYLSPRFEVYRQSSLAVMAEMRALSPLVEPLSLDEAFVDLSASGLSGLTVEDVEAIANDLKAAIRKVTGGLTASVGAGTSKLIAKIASDLDKPDGVVVVPAGTEAEFLAPMQVTVIPGVGPATAQRLSMAGVRTVADLQQLDADELIRQVGSAHGTSLHRLAVAADDRPVVSDRETKSVSVEDTFETDIIDRALLAAISDRMAQRVAERLRKAQLSGRTVTVKTRMHDFTTHTRSSTLAGPTDDARVITRVARRLLEESEIGGGIRLLGVGVSSLADWIQDDLFTEGEHAEDPVEVIELPSRPRDRLGFHPGQDVEHPDHGRGWVWGSGRGRVTVRFETADTPPGPVRTFSVDDPALTKVQHTGADPDEEP; this comes from the coding sequence GTGCGTGCGGATCCTTCGGTGCTGCATGTGGACCTGGACGCGTTCTTCGCGGCGGTCGAGCAGCGGGACAAGCCGTCGCTGCGGGCCAAGCCCGTGGTCGTCGGCGGCGTCGGCGTGCGCGGAGTCGTGTCCACCGCGTCGTACGAGGCGCGCAAGTACGGCGTCCGCTCGGCGATGTCGACGGCCGAGGCGCGGTCCCGTTGCCCGCACGCGGCGTACCTGAGTCCCCGCTTCGAGGTGTACCGGCAGAGCAGCCTGGCCGTGATGGCGGAGATGCGGGCGCTGTCGCCGCTGGTCGAGCCGCTGTCGCTGGACGAGGCCTTCGTCGACCTGTCCGCGAGCGGTCTGAGCGGCCTGACCGTCGAGGACGTGGAGGCGATCGCCAACGACCTCAAGGCGGCGATCCGGAAGGTGACCGGCGGGCTGACCGCATCGGTCGGTGCGGGTACGTCGAAGCTGATCGCCAAGATCGCCAGTGATCTCGACAAGCCGGACGGCGTGGTCGTCGTACCGGCCGGGACCGAGGCGGAGTTCCTCGCGCCGATGCAGGTGACCGTGATCCCGGGTGTCGGCCCGGCGACCGCGCAGCGGCTGAGCATGGCCGGCGTCCGGACCGTCGCGGACCTGCAGCAACTCGACGCGGACGAGCTGATCCGGCAGGTCGGCTCGGCGCACGGCACCAGCCTGCACCGGCTCGCGGTCGCGGCCGACGACCGGCCGGTGGTGAGCGACCGGGAGACGAAGTCGGTCAGCGTCGAGGACACCTTCGAGACCGACATCATCGACCGCGCGCTGCTGGCGGCGATCAGCGACCGGATGGCGCAGCGCGTCGCCGAGCGGCTGCGGAAGGCGCAACTGTCCGGCCGGACCGTCACCGTCAAGACGCGGATGCACGACTTCACCACGCACACCCGCTCGTCGACCCTCGCCGGGCCGACCGACGACGCCCGCGTGATCACGCGGGTCGCGCGCCGGCTGCTCGAGGAGAGTGAGATCGGCGGCGGCATCCGGTTGCTGGGTGTAGGCGTCTCGTCACTCGCCGACTGGATCCAGGACGATCTGTTCACCGAGGGCGAGCACGCCGAGGACCCGGTCGAGGTGATCGAGCTGCCGTCCCGTCCACGCGACCGGCTCGGCTTCCACCCCGGCCAGGACGTCGAGCACCCCGACCACGGTCGCGGCTGGGTCTGGGGCTCGGGCCGCGGCCGCGTCACGGTCCGCTTCGAGACCGCCGACACCCCACCGGGCCCGGTCCGCACGTTCAGCGTCGACGACCCCGCCCTCACGAAGGTGCAGCACACCGGCGCGGATCCGGACGAAGAACCCTAG
- a CDS encoding glutamate--cysteine ligase, whose translation MGEEVDRVEFTRADRTAFRGQVHRNLDAFARMLRENRFAPDRPMTGIEIELNLVDERCDPAMKNAEVLSAIEDDAFQTELGQFNIEINVPPGQIDGLGLDTMESNIRDSLNAAEDKAARTGSSMVTIGILPTLLTEHIRRDALSTNPRYALLNDQIFAARGEDVQIAIDGVERLQVTADSILPEAACTSTQFHLQVTPEAFPRYWNAAQAISGVQLAVGANSPFLFGKELLRETRIALFEQAADTRTHELKTQGVRPRVWFGERWITSIFDLFEENSRYYPALLPVTSDEDPIAVLDRGDTPALSELRLHNGTIYRWNRPVYDVVRDKPHLRVENRVLPAGPTVVDTIANGAFYFGLVRALADDERPIWSQMSFSAAEENFHAAARHGIDAEVFWPGVGTARATELVLRRLLPLAVRGLDAWGVDVAVRDRLLGIVEQRCLTNRNGASWQADEFHRLYTKGSHGRRDALRGMLRRYRDHMHDNTPVHEWPID comes from the coding sequence ATGGGTGAGGAAGTCGACCGGGTCGAGTTCACCCGGGCGGACCGGACCGCGTTCCGCGGGCAGGTCCACCGCAATCTGGACGCCTTCGCGCGGATGCTGCGCGAGAACCGGTTCGCCCCCGACCGGCCGATGACCGGGATCGAGATCGAGCTGAACCTGGTCGACGAGCGCTGCGACCCGGCGATGAAGAACGCCGAGGTGCTGAGCGCGATCGAGGACGACGCCTTCCAGACCGAGCTGGGCCAGTTCAACATCGAGATCAACGTGCCGCCCGGGCAGATCGACGGACTCGGCCTGGACACGATGGAGTCGAACATCCGCGACAGCCTGAACGCCGCCGAGGACAAGGCGGCCCGGACCGGTTCGTCGATGGTGACCATCGGGATCCTGCCCACCCTGCTGACCGAGCACATCCGCCGCGACGCGCTCAGCACCAATCCGCGGTACGCACTGCTCAACGACCAGATCTTCGCCGCTCGCGGCGAGGACGTGCAGATCGCCATCGACGGCGTCGAGCGCCTGCAGGTCACCGCGGACAGCATCCTCCCGGAGGCCGCCTGTACGTCGACGCAGTTCCATCTCCAGGTGACACCGGAGGCGTTCCCGCGGTACTGGAACGCCGCCCAGGCGATCTCCGGCGTCCAACTGGCGGTCGGGGCGAACTCGCCGTTCCTGTTCGGGAAGGAGCTGCTCCGCGAGACGCGGATCGCGTTGTTCGAGCAGGCCGCCGACACCCGCACCCACGAGCTGAAGACCCAGGGCGTCCGGCCGCGCGTATGGTTCGGCGAACGATGGATCACCTCGATCTTCGACCTCTTCGAGGAGAACTCGCGCTACTACCCGGCCCTGCTGCCGGTCACCTCCGACGAGGACCCGATCGCCGTCCTGGACCGCGGCGACACACCGGCCCTTTCGGAATTGCGGCTGCACAACGGGACGATCTACCGCTGGAACCGCCCGGTGTACGACGTTGTCCGGGACAAGCCGCACCTGCGGGTGGAGAATCGTGTGCTGCCGGCCGGCCCGACCGTCGTCGACACGATCGCCAACGGCGCCTTCTACTTCGGCCTGGTGCGCGCGCTCGCCGACGACGAACGGCCGATCTGGTCGCAGATGTCGTTCAGCGCCGCCGAGGAGAACTTCCACGCCGCCGCCCGGCACGGCATCGACGCCGAGGTGTTCTGGCCCGGTGTCGGTACGGCGCGCGCGACCGAGTTGGTGCTCAGACGCCTGCTGCCGTTGGCGGTTCGCGGTCTGGACGCCTGGGGTGTCGACGTCGCCGTCCGCGACCGGTTGCTCGGGATCGTCGAGCAGCGGTGCCTCACGAACCGTAACGGCGCGTCCTGGCAGGCGGACGAGTTCCATCGCCTGTATACGAAGGGCTCGCACGGTCGCCGGGACGCGTTGCGCGGGATGCTACGCCGCTACCGCGACCACATGCACGACAACACGCCCGTGCATGAATGGCCGATCGACTGA
- a CDS encoding universal stress protein, translated as MTTIVVGYVPKAEGRAALRRAAEEAALRDAKLVVVNSHRGGRNFDSDEAAASDAALTEVREQLDSTGVPYEVRQLVRGLDPAEDLVAVAEQVHAEFIVIGLRRRSPVGKLILGSNAQRVLLDAPCPVLAVKAEEGED; from the coding sequence ATGACGACCATCGTCGTGGGTTATGTGCCGAAGGCGGAAGGCCGTGCGGCCCTTCGGCGAGCAGCGGAGGAGGCGGCGCTACGGGACGCCAAGCTGGTGGTGGTGAACTCGCATCGGGGCGGGCGCAACTTCGACAGCGACGAGGCCGCGGCGAGTGACGCCGCGCTGACGGAGGTACGGGAGCAGCTCGACTCGACCGGTGTGCCGTACGAGGTGCGGCAGCTGGTGCGGGGCCTGGACCCGGCGGAGGACCTGGTGGCCGTCGCCGAGCAGGTGCACGCGGAGTTCATCGTGATCGGGCTGCGGCGCCGGTCCCCGGTCGGCAAGCTCATCCTCGGCAGCAACGCGCAGCGGGTGCTGCTCGATGCTCCGTGTCCGGTGCTGGCCGTGAAGGCCGAGGAAGGGGAGGACTGA
- a CDS encoding hemerythrin domain-containing protein produces the protein MPKILPADGGDVVEVILADHRWFEEALRELRDVSSDRAAVLADLATVLIAHAEAEESKVYPTLRRKDAIDAEEVEHSEHEHAEGNEALLALMEVEDTGSEEFGEKLHELSEALTHHLDEEERDVLNPARTDISETVRRELGDTFAQERARLIDSGCGDIANVRKVVAAEQQK, from the coding sequence ATGCCGAAGATCCTGCCGGCCGACGGCGGCGACGTGGTCGAGGTCATCCTGGCCGACCACCGGTGGTTCGAGGAGGCGCTGCGCGAACTGCGCGACGTCAGCAGCGACCGGGCCGCCGTACTCGCCGACCTGGCCACGGTGCTGATCGCGCACGCCGAGGCGGAGGAGTCGAAGGTCTATCCGACGCTGCGCCGCAAGGACGCCATCGACGCCGAAGAGGTCGAGCACTCCGAGCACGAGCACGCCGAGGGCAACGAAGCGCTGCTCGCGCTGATGGAGGTCGAGGACACCGGCAGCGAGGAGTTCGGTGAGAAGCTGCACGAGCTGTCCGAGGCCCTCACCCATCACCTCGACGAGGAGGAGCGCGACGTGCTCAACCCGGCCCGCACGGACATCTCCGAGACGGTACGCCGGGAGCTCGGCGACACGTTCGCGCAGGAGCGCGCCCGGCTGATCGACTCCGGCTGCGGCGACATCGCGAACGTTCGGAAGGTCGTGGCGGCCGAGCAGCAGAAGTAG